In Cupriavidus basilensis, the following proteins share a genomic window:
- the shc gene encoding squalene--hopene cyclase has product MNARSNAQLNTELNTQSNSQLNTRLNAQPCTRQDAGAPTQATPGTPGADANLHRAIDAARDALLSHQHRDGHWCFELESDATITAEYILMMHFVDEIDAGLQAAMAVYLRSLQRQDRHGGWDLYHGGALDVSCSVKAYFALKAAGDDPDAPHMAQARRAILAQGGAAKANVFTRILLATFGQVPWRATPFVPVELILFPRWAPVHLDKMAYWARSTLVPLTVLCSLRAKAANPHRVGVSELFVTPPERERHYFSSKGLMRKAFLVADKVARTIEPWIPAAVRRRAIARAQAWCVERMNGEDGLGGIFPPMVYWYEMMTLLGVPKTDPARVTCLAAIRKLVVRRADGSAYCQPCLSPVWDTAWSIMALQHAGTDARTQQAVQRAYDWLEARQVRDLRGDWSKHVPASVQPGGWAFQYANAYYPDIDDSAVVAAMLAVHARRIGQPERYQDAVASAVKWMVGLQSRNGGFGAFDANCDREYLNRIPFADHGALLDPPTEDVSGRVLLCIGLSGNRQAHAAAVERCVAYLRRTQRADGAWWGRWGSNYIYGTWSVLAGLALVGEDVRQPYIRKAVDWLLHCQHADGGWGETNDSYFDGSLAGTNGGESTPNSTAWALLALFAVGEVDTPAVRRGIAYLLDCQAGSGLWQHPSHNAPGFPRIYYLKYHGYTAYFPLWALTRYRQLAGRTVAK; this is encoded by the coding sequence ATGAACGCACGATCGAACGCGCAATTGAATACCGAGTTGAATACCCAGTCGAATAGCCAGTTGAATACCCGGCTAAACGCGCAGCCTTGCACCAGGCAGGACGCCGGCGCGCCCACGCAAGCCACACCCGGCACTCCTGGCGCCGACGCGAATCTGCACCGGGCCATCGACGCGGCCCGCGACGCCTTGCTGAGCCACCAGCATCGCGACGGCCATTGGTGCTTTGAGCTAGAGTCGGATGCCACGATTACCGCCGAGTACATCCTGATGATGCACTTCGTGGACGAAATCGATGCCGGTTTGCAGGCGGCGATGGCGGTCTACCTGCGAAGCCTCCAGCGGCAAGACCGTCATGGTGGCTGGGACCTGTACCACGGTGGCGCGCTCGACGTGTCATGCAGCGTCAAGGCCTACTTTGCGCTCAAGGCGGCCGGCGACGACCCGGATGCCCCGCACATGGCCCAGGCCCGCCGCGCCATCCTGGCGCAGGGCGGGGCCGCCAAGGCCAATGTCTTCACCCGCATCCTCCTGGCCACGTTCGGGCAGGTGCCCTGGCGCGCCACGCCCTTCGTGCCGGTCGAGCTCATCCTGTTCCCGCGCTGGGCGCCGGTGCATCTGGACAAGATGGCCTACTGGGCGCGCTCCACGCTGGTGCCGCTGACGGTACTGTGTTCGTTGCGGGCCAAGGCCGCCAATCCGCACCGTGTCGGGGTCAGCGAGCTGTTCGTCACACCGCCCGAGCGCGAGCGGCACTATTTCTCCAGCAAGGGCCTGATGCGCAAGGCCTTTCTGGTGGCCGACAAGGTTGCGCGCACGATCGAGCCGTGGATTCCCGCCGCGGTACGCCGGCGGGCCATCGCCCGGGCGCAAGCCTGGTGCGTGGAGCGCATGAACGGCGAGGATGGCCTGGGCGGCATCTTTCCGCCGATGGTGTACTGGTACGAGATGATGACGCTGCTTGGCGTGCCAAAGACCGATCCGGCACGCGTTACCTGCCTGGCCGCGATCCGCAAGCTCGTGGTGCGCCGCGCCGACGGCTCGGCCTATTGCCAGCCCTGCCTGTCACCGGTGTGGGATACCGCCTGGAGCATCATGGCCTTGCAGCACGCCGGCACCGACGCGCGCACGCAGCAGGCGGTGCAGCGCGCCTATGACTGGCTGGAAGCGCGGCAGGTGCGAGACCTGCGCGGCGATTGGTCCAAGCACGTGCCGGCGTCGGTACAGCCCGGCGGCTGGGCGTTCCAGTACGCCAATGCCTATTACCCGGACATCGACGACAGCGCCGTGGTAGCCGCCATGCTGGCCGTGCACGCGAGGCGCATCGGCCAGCCCGAGCGCTACCAGGACGCGGTCGCGAGCGCCGTGAAATGGATGGTGGGCCTGCAGTCGCGCAACGGCGGCTTTGGCGCCTTCGATGCCAATTGCGATCGCGAGTACCTGAACCGCATCCCCTTCGCCGACCACGGCGCCCTGCTGGATCCGCCCACCGAGGACGTTTCCGGGCGCGTGCTGCTATGCATTGGCCTGAGCGGAAACCGCCAGGCGCACGCCGCCGCCGTCGAACGCTGCGTCGCCTATCTGCGCCGCACGCAGCGCGCCGACGGCGCCTGGTGGGGACGCTGGGGCAGCAACTATATCTATGGCACCTGGAGTGTGCTGGCGGGCCTGGCGCTGGTGGGCGAGGACGTGCGCCAGCCCTATATCCGCAAGGCAGTGGACTGGCTGCTACACTGCCAGCACGCCGACGGCGGATGGGGCGAGACCAACGATAGCTACTTCGATGGCTCGCTGGCCGGCACCAATGGGGGCGAGAGCACGCCCAACAGCACCGCCTGGGCGCTGCTGGCCCTCTTCGCCGTGGGCGAGGTGGATACGCCCGCAGTGCGCAGGGGCATTGCTTACCTGCTGGACTGCCAGGCTGGCAGCGGCCTTTGGCAGCATCCGTCGCACAACGCGCCGGGCTTCCCCCGCATCTACTACCTGAAGTACCACGGCTACACCGCCTACTTCCCGCTATGGGCGCTGACGCGCTACCGTCAGCTGGCGGGGCGCACGGTGGCGAAGTAG
- a CDS encoding FAD/NAD(P)-binding protein — MTRPDSQPRRIAIVGGGMAGTLSAIRLLRDSSAPLAIHLFEPRAEPGRGLAYSTQDPAHYLNGPALNFSLYPEALEDFSQWLVRHVHASAAEADNAFVPRSVYGDYLRDTLARALAGAAGRATLEHVRTEITDVAIGVPHRVRSADGRAWDADHIVLATGVQQARPVLTQDDTLETDGRYVPDPWQPDALARLASAREIALIGTSLTMLDVVATLERLGFTGTYHAFSRRALVPWLRHNAGPCDDFLAAAGAEALAAPTARSVVRWVRRQRDKLAAQGLDWQSVPSALRAYIAPLWAAASVPERQRFLRHVRPFWDNLLHRAAPPTHAVFEAVRAQGRLHVHAARVTALEAVPGKTEAHDANGWQRGPAGKAEKHLRVALHLSRELQAPATVDAAINCTGAQYGWHAGNTRPLVRSLLARGLVRPAAAGSGLDGDAHGRVFDRGGRLVPGLSALGAPLRGALWESGTIIDVRNQAAALAARLVEELGLTAGIEAQAA; from the coding sequence ATGACCCGACCCGACTCCCAGCCGCGCCGCATCGCCATCGTCGGCGGCGGCATGGCCGGCACCCTGAGCGCCATCCGCCTGCTGCGCGACAGCAGCGCCCCGCTTGCCATCCACCTGTTCGAGCCGCGCGCCGAGCCGGGGCGCGGCCTGGCCTACAGCACGCAGGACCCGGCCCACTACCTGAACGGGCCCGCGCTGAACTTCAGTCTTTATCCCGAAGCGCTGGAGGATTTCTCGCAATGGCTGGTACGCCACGTGCATGCCAGCGCAGCCGAGGCCGACAATGCCTTCGTCCCGCGCAGCGTCTATGGCGACTACCTGCGAGACACCCTGGCGCGCGCCCTGGCCGGGGCCGCCGGACGCGCCACGCTGGAGCACGTGCGCACGGAAATCACCGACGTAGCCATCGGCGTGCCGCACCGCGTGCGCAGCGCCGACGGCCGCGCATGGGACGCCGATCACATCGTGCTGGCCACCGGCGTGCAGCAGGCACGGCCAGTGCTGACACAAGACGACACACTGGAGACCGATGGCCGCTACGTCCCGGATCCCTGGCAACCCGATGCACTGGCCCGGCTCGCAAGCGCGCGCGAAATCGCCTTGATCGGCACCAGCCTGACCATGCTCGACGTGGTTGCCACGCTGGAACGGCTCGGCTTCACCGGCACCTACCACGCGTTCTCGCGGCGCGCGCTGGTGCCCTGGCTGCGCCACAACGCCGGCCCCTGCGACGACTTCCTCGCCGCCGCCGGGGCCGAAGCGCTGGCCGCGCCCACCGCCCGCAGCGTGGTCCGCTGGGTGCGCCGGCAGCGCGACAAGCTGGCCGCCCAGGGCCTGGACTGGCAAAGCGTGCCGAGCGCGCTGCGCGCCTACATCGCCCCGCTGTGGGCAGCCGCCAGCGTGCCGGAGCGCCAACGCTTCCTGCGCCATGTGCGCCCCTTCTGGGACAACCTGCTGCACCGCGCGGCGCCGCCCACGCACGCGGTCTTCGAGGCAGTGCGCGCGCAGGGCCGCCTGCATGTGCATGCCGCCCGCGTCACCGCGCTCGAAGCCGTGCCCGGCAAGACCGAAGCGCATGACGCCAACGGCTGGCAACGCGGCCCTGCAGGCAAGGCAGAGAAACACCTCCGGGTGGCTCTGCACCTCTCCCGCGAACTGCAAGCCCCGGCCACGGTGGACGCCGCCATCAACTGCACCGGCGCGCAATACGGCTGGCACGCCGGCAACACCCGGCCGCTGGTGCGCAGCCTGCTGGCGCGCGGCCTGGTCCGGCCAGCGGCAGCAGGCTCCGGCCTCGACGGCGACGCGCATGGCCGCGTATTCGATCGCGGCGGCCGCCTCGTGCCAGGCCTCAGCGCACTGGGCGCGCCGCTGCGCGGGGCGCTGTGGGAGTCCGGCACCATCATCGACGTGCGCAACCAGGCGGCAGCGCTGGCGGCGCGGCTGGTGGAGGAACTCGGACTAACGGCCGGGATCGAGGCGCAGGCGGCCTAG
- a CDS encoding acyl-CoA dehydrogenase family protein: protein MSLQSTGTTSRQRISQWHRENGFASAELAEPASPPPGAARALASDEALRALSERFAARAAAHDRDGSFAFENIAELHQLGLLALTVPRALGGAGAGLADARRIVHHVAAGDPSTALVLVMQILGHRNLAQDTQWPAPLREQVQRSAVEQGALINSLRVEPELGSPARGGLPATVARRHGDGWRLSGHKIYATGIPALRWLAVWGRTDEPVPRTGVFLVPRDAPGITVVPTWDHLGMRATGSHDVVFDNTPLPAAYAVDLRLPAAWGERHDPAWAVWTSTLLGTLYDTVARSARDWFVAWLNLREPGSLGAPLATLPRLQEAVGRIDAWLLANRVLLERFSADADAGAPASASDSNLLKLNVTDNAIAAVELALRHAGNPALSRGNPLERHYRNVLCSRIHTPQNDAILAGAGAQALRAAAGIATHAAAATPPGTQA, encoded by the coding sequence CGGCGCGGCCCGCGCGCTTGCCAGCGACGAAGCGCTGCGTGCCTTGTCCGAACGCTTTGCCGCGCGCGCCGCCGCCCATGACCGCGATGGCAGCTTCGCCTTCGAGAACATCGCCGAGCTCCACCAGCTTGGCCTGCTCGCCCTGACCGTGCCGCGCGCGCTTGGCGGTGCCGGGGCGGGACTAGCCGACGCCCGCCGCATCGTCCATCACGTTGCCGCCGGAGATCCGTCTACCGCGCTGGTGCTGGTGATGCAGATCCTTGGCCACCGCAACCTGGCGCAAGACACGCAATGGCCGGCGCCCCTGCGCGAGCAGGTGCAGCGCAGCGCGGTGGAGCAAGGCGCGCTGATCAACTCGCTGCGCGTGGAGCCCGAGCTGGGGTCTCCCGCGCGCGGCGGCCTGCCAGCCACGGTGGCACGCCGGCACGGCGATGGCTGGCGCTTGTCCGGCCACAAGATCTACGCCACCGGCATCCCGGCCCTGCGCTGGCTGGCCGTGTGGGGGCGCACCGATGAGCCGGTCCCGCGCACCGGCGTGTTCCTGGTGCCGCGCGACGCGCCCGGCATCACCGTGGTGCCCACCTGGGACCATCTCGGCATGCGCGCCACCGGCAGCCACGACGTGGTCTTCGACAACACGCCGCTGCCCGCCGCCTACGCGGTCGACCTGCGCCTGCCCGCCGCCTGGGGCGAGCGCCACGACCCGGCCTGGGCTGTGTGGACGTCGACCCTGCTCGGCACGCTTTATGACACCGTGGCGCGCAGCGCCCGCGACTGGTTCGTGGCATGGCTCAACCTGCGCGAGCCCGGCAGCCTGGGCGCGCCGCTGGCCACCTTGCCGCGCTTGCAGGAAGCGGTGGGCCGCATCGACGCCTGGCTGCTGGCCAACCGCGTGCTGCTGGAGCGCTTCAGCGCAGATGCCGATGCCGGCGCGCCGGCCAGCGCCAGCGACAGCAACCTGCTCAAGCTCAACGTGACCGACAACGCCATCGCCGCCGTCGAGCTCGCGCTCAGGCACGCCGGCAACCCCGCCCTGTCGCGCGGCAACCCGCTTGAGCGCCACTACCGCAACGTGCTCTGCAGCCGCATCCACACGCCGCAGAACGACGCGATCCTGGCCGGCGCCGGCGCGCAGGCCCTGCGCGCGGCGGCCGGCATCGCAACCCATGCCGCGGCAGCCACGCCGCCCGGCACCCAAGCCTGA